The following proteins are co-located in the Pedobacter sp. FW305-3-2-15-E-R2A2 genome:
- a CDS encoding tetratricopeptide repeat protein, with product MENYAINSLKITLFIFCSGILYSCSSHKDTAGSRAMQNLTSRYNYIYNANVILAQHQQELTEGYADNYDEILPVYVNPEKYDIFNSQPSESLPAMDEIIKKARVILLEKSFGNYVDESYLLLGKANFYKQNYFNSTEYFDYTAKNFPNNKKSYIQALDWKARSLMQLSKYSEAALVLDTLSIAISEQKKNKADPLATIAQIYIHQRMPLEAINALKEAIKSNSTGAERVRWTYILAQLSEQLENYPEALLYYRKVEKSSAPFEMYFNANLNRIKLNAFMSGVKLNKQDQLLALLKDDKNEDYHDQIYYQVAETYIRDGDFDQAKKYYQLSVRNSTKNNYQKGLSYLKIADLNFKHFRDYRAAKAYYDSTTNTLPKSYPGYELILKKNQNLQYLTDRYGIISSEDTLQSIAKLPEAERMAKVNLIANPVVAAVKTTESFNAIPLDPFQTGNDSRSKNKNTSSSFYFANSNAISTGYNDFKKKWGNRKLENNWRQSIRSSAQETIQDINKNYSTNNGKVAGNPDSLLAAAPDSAARVKAITATLPLTPDLLAKSDQKIIDAYHEIANFYLQELNDPKEAAEVYQILLDRFPNNNRLASIYYGLFLVNKTLDPAKAEVFKNKVLKDYASSTYAKTILDPSFSLRQSEMETLINKKYNDLFELYEKKDFGAVIQQVNEILTASPDNYLAPQFAYLKAIAVGRTNHVDYLINEFEKINTSFREDKLIVPLVKEHLGYINQHLEEFKKRQIALIDFDPNEPRFFGQQFPATAVAAVNPPASNAKPVQQPVKNTASPVVTPAVAPPTEKVATVEKPVAPVKVAGIFSTAVSTTYYYVVHVADGSLTLSSSRFGIGQFNRGNYAENNLRHQLKEFDNDQLIFVGNFGTFDDAKTYAEGINPQLKQIMKVPANLYKSFIISKENFEKLSSKDILDKYQEFYKNNY from the coding sequence TTGGAAAATTACGCAATCAACTCTCTAAAGATAACGCTATTTATCTTTTGTTCCGGTATCCTATACTCCTGCAGTTCACATAAAGATACTGCCGGAAGCAGGGCTATGCAGAACCTCACCTCCCGTTACAATTACATCTACAATGCAAATGTGATCCTTGCCCAGCATCAGCAGGAACTTACGGAAGGCTATGCAGACAATTACGATGAGATCCTTCCCGTATATGTAAATCCGGAGAAGTACGACATATTTAATAGTCAGCCTTCAGAAAGCTTACCTGCCATGGATGAGATCATCAAGAAAGCAAGGGTAATCCTCCTGGAAAAAAGCTTTGGCAACTATGTAGACGAGTCTTACCTCCTGCTGGGAAAAGCAAACTTCTATAAACAGAACTATTTCAACTCCACGGAATATTTTGACTATACTGCCAAAAACTTCCCCAATAATAAGAAGAGTTATATCCAGGCTTTAGACTGGAAAGCACGAAGTCTGATGCAGCTCAGTAAATACAGTGAAGCAGCATTAGTGCTGGATACTTTATCTATTGCCATTTCCGAACAAAAAAAGAACAAAGCAGATCCATTGGCAACGATTGCACAGATCTATATCCATCAACGGATGCCGCTCGAAGCCATCAATGCCTTAAAAGAAGCGATAAAGTCCAATTCAACCGGTGCCGAACGCGTCCGCTGGACCTATATTCTCGCACAGCTCTCTGAGCAGCTGGAAAACTATCCGGAAGCCTTACTTTATTACCGGAAAGTGGAAAAAAGCAGCGCTCCTTTCGAGATGTACTTTAATGCGAATTTAAACCGCATTAAGCTCAACGCCTTTATGAGTGGCGTAAAATTAAACAAACAAGACCAGTTACTTGCCCTGCTTAAAGACGATAAAAATGAAGATTACCATGACCAGATCTATTATCAGGTAGCAGAAACTTATATCAGAGACGGTGACTTCGATCAGGCCAAAAAATATTATCAGCTGTCTGTGCGCAACAGTACAAAAAACAACTATCAGAAAGGCCTGTCTTATTTAAAAATCGCAGACCTTAATTTCAAACACTTCAGGGATTACAGGGCTGCAAAAGCCTACTACGACAGTACGACAAATACCCTACCTAAATCTTATCCCGGTTATGAGCTTATTCTGAAGAAAAATCAAAACCTGCAATACCTGACCGACCGTTATGGGATAATTTCATCGGAAGACACCCTTCAATCCATTGCAAAACTTCCTGAAGCGGAACGCATGGCGAAAGTCAACCTGATCGCAAACCCGGTGGTGGCCGCTGTCAAAACCACAGAAAGCTTTAATGCCATTCCGCTGGATCCATTCCAGACCGGTAATGATAGCCGATCTAAAAACAAAAACACCAGCAGCAGCTTCTATTTTGCAAATTCCAATGCCATCAGTACCGGTTACAACGATTTCAAAAAGAAATGGGGCAACAGGAAACTGGAAAACAACTGGCGCCAGAGCATCCGCTCTTCTGCTCAGGAAACCATTCAGGACATCAATAAAAATTACAGTACGAACAATGGAAAAGTAGCCGGAAATCCGGATAGCCTCCTTGCTGCAGCACCAGATTCCGCTGCGAGAGTTAAAGCCATCACGGCAACACTGCCACTTACACCGGACCTACTCGCCAAGTCAGATCAGAAGATCATTGATGCCTATCATGAAATTGCCAACTTCTATCTTCAGGAATTAAATGATCCGAAAGAGGCTGCTGAGGTCTATCAGATTCTGCTGGACCGTTTTCCAAACAACAACCGCCTGGCTTCTATTTATTACGGTCTGTTCCTGGTCAACAAAACACTTGATCCGGCCAAAGCCGAAGTCTTCAAGAACAAAGTACTGAAGGATTATGCCTCTTCTACTTATGCAAAGACCATTCTTGATCCTTCCTTCTCTTTGAGACAGTCGGAAATGGAAACCCTTATCAATAAAAAATATAATGACCTTTTTGAGCTGTATGAGAAAAAGGATTTCGGTGCCGTTATCCAGCAGGTGAATGAAATTTTAACGGCAAGCCCTGACAACTATCTGGCTCCACAATTCGCCTATCTGAAAGCCATTGCCGTAGGAAGAACAAACCATGTGGACTACCTGATTAATGAATTTGAAAAGATCAACACCAGCTTTAGAGAAGATAAACTGATCGTTCCACTCGTAAAAGAGCACCTTGGTTACATCAATCAGCATCTGGAAGAGTTCAAAAAGAGGCAAATTGCGCTGATCGACTTTGATCCGAATGAACCCAGGTTCTTTGGACAACAGTTCCCGGCAACAGCAGTAGCAGCAGTGAACCCTCCGGCCAGCAACGCGAAACCTGTACAACAACCAGTCAAAAATACCGCCAGTCCTGTCGTAACACCAGCGGTCGCACCTCCAACAGAAAAGGTGGCCACGGTAGAAAAACCAGTCGCCCCTGTAAAAGTTGCAGGCATTTTTAGTACGGCAGTTTCGACTACCTATTATTATGTCGTTCATGTGGCTGACGGCTCATTAACCCTCAGTTCTTCCCGATTTGGGATCGGACAATTCAACCGCGGAAACTATGCGGAGAACAATCTGCGACATCAATTGAAGGAATTTGACAATGATCAGCTTATATTTGTAGGAAACTTTGGTACTTTCGACGACGCAAAAACATATGCGGAGGGAATCAATCCACAGTTAAAACAAATCATGAAGGTCCCTGCTAACCTTTATAAGAGCTTTATCATTAGCAAAGAAAACTTCGAGAAGCTGAGCAGCAAGGACATTCTGGATAAATACCAGGAATTTTATAAAAACAATTATTAA